A genomic window from Vigna radiata var. radiata cultivar VC1973A chromosome 2, Vradiata_ver6, whole genome shotgun sequence includes:
- the LOC106779996 gene encoding sugar transport protein 1-like: MFGFHLGISGGMISMDSFLKFFYQVYGKENNIKPSNDPYCKFDSQILALFTSSLYLAALIASVFASFVIQRFGRRPPMICGGVFFYLGGVSVFCAFFRPDAELDGFQKYGWLLIVSRVFYGLGIGSTHQSLSMYIYEVARYQDRKLLNMIFPLVISIGIFAANVINYVVAIKEKGEAWRNSLRFEIFQMIYLICTFLLESPIYLIERGLYEKGKMELILIRKTTDVEEEFNNLMAANEYRAMKDPWISLLKRQYRPQLILAIAIPLFQQLTGINVIIFYAPILFKTIGFGAHASLMYAMIIGGCNVIATLVSIFTLNKKFGRRTLFLQGGIQMFICQILAIAYKFGLDGNVGILPKWYAIVVVCGICVYVAGFAWSWGSLGWLVPSEIFSFEVRSAAQSINVFVNMIFTFVIAQIFTTMFCHMKFGLFIFFACMLIVINTFIYKLLPETKDISIEEMHVIWQSHPYWKKFVKPIDITISDEF, from the exons ATGTTTGGTTTTCATTTGGGTATATCAG GTGGCATGATTTCTATGGATTCTTTTCTGAAATTCTTCTATCAAGTGTATGGAAAGGAGAACAACATAAAACCCTCAAACGATCCGTATTGCAAATTTGACAGCCAAATATTGGCATTATTCACATCATCTCTATATTTGGCTGCTTTGATTGCATCAGTATTTGCATCNTTTGTTATTCAACGTTTTGGGAGACGCCCTCCCATGATATGTGGgggtgtatttttttatttgggtgGAGTCTCTGTCTTTTGTGCATTCTTTCGCCCAGATGCTGAATTAGATGGTTTTCAAAAATACGGTTGGCTGTTAATTGTCAGCCGCGTGTTTTATGGTTTAGGAATTGGATCTACTCATCAG tcTCTATCAATGTATATATATGAGGTTGCTCGATATCAAGATAGAAAACTTCTAAATATGATATTCCCATTGGTAATTTCTATTGGCATCTTTGCTGCGAATGTCATCAACTACGTTGTTGCAATAAAGGAGAAGGGAGAAGCATGGCGTAACAGCTTACGCTTTGaaatttttcaaatgatttaTCTTATATGCACGTTTCTTCTAGAATCACCAATTTATTTGATTGAACGTGGTCTTTATGAGAAGGGGAAGATGGAACTTATTTTGATTCGAAAAACTACTGATGTGGAAGAGGAGTTTAACAATCTTATGGCAGCAAACGAATACAGAGCAATGAAAGACCCTTGGATCTCTTTATTAAAGAGACAATACAGACCCCAACTCATACTTGCCATAGCCATTCCCTTGTTTCAGCAACTCACTGGCATAAATGTGATTATATTTTATGCTCCCATTTTGTTCAAGACCATTGGTTTTGGAGCCCATGCTTCTCTCATGTATGCCATGATCATTGGAGGCTGCAACGTAATTGCCACTCTTGTCTCCATATTCACTCTTAACAAGAAGTTTGGTAGACGAACTCTTTTCTTACAAGGAGGAATACAAATGTTTATTTGTCAG ATCCTAGCAATTGCATACAAATTCGGACTTGATGGAAATGTAGGAATATTGCCAAAGTGGTATGCTATTGTGGTTGTGTGTGGCATATGTGTGTACGTGGCGGGATTTGCATGGTCTTGGGGTTCTCTAGGATGGTTGGTTCCAAGTGAGATTTTTTCATTTGAAGTGCGTTCGGCTGCACAAAGCATCAATGTGTTTGTAAACATGATATTCACCTTTGTCATTGCGCAAATTTTCACTACCATGTTTTGTCACATGAAGTTTGGATTGTTCATTTTCTTTGCATGTATGCTCATTGTGATTAACACATTCATCTACAAGCTTCTACCAGAGACCAAGGACATTTCCATTGAAGAAATGCATGTTATATGGCAGAGTCATCCTTACTGGAAGAAGTTTGTTAAACCAATTGATATCACTATTAGTGATGAGTTTTAG